The genome window ACTTCTTTTCGATTCTTACCGTTCAAGAAAATCATCCCTTCTTGTATTATTGCATTCGATATCCTTACTGTGTGTTGGTAGGGACGGTTCTCACCGAGAAAACCCTTTATTATAAGGACCGAAGACCCATATAACCGACTTATCCGCAAAGCGGATCTGGTGTCTGCGGATTTTATTATGTTTACAGTCTAACTCTATTGAGGGATAATCGTCAGACATGCAGCTAAGCCACCATTCATACTTCTTCTAATTTGAGGAGTACACATAGGATGAGTATCATAAGCGACAGAAATCATGATTTATCTCCTCCACTCTGATCTTCCTTTCCTTTTCTAAAGTATCAATATGTTTTCCTAACCAATCATATAAAGATTTTGCAGAATTAAGACTCATAACTACACCTGTAGACACGTGTCTAATAACCTTTGTTTTATGGTTTTCTGGTTCTAGCTCAGGCTCACCAATAAATTCACCTTTTTCATTTATAGCTCCTACTGTCCACATACGACAAAGAATGTGTTCTAACCCCTTTCGTTTCTTGTAATATCTAGGTTACTCCTGATCAAAATAATGTTGAATGATAGGCTCCAAGGAGAGTGGCTAGTCCAATTCCTCTAGAACTTCATCTGACTGTAATGAAATGAGTGAACTGAAAGATTGCTTTTACTTCATCCCATTTACGTAATCGCGAATAATACTAGCTAATCTTCTTTCTGCTCTGTTTCTTAATTGAGAAACCCGAGAGCTCGTTACACCAATACTTTCCCCGATTTCACCCAACGAGAGAACATTGCTATTTATCCCATATTGTAAATTTAAAATAGTTTGTTCTCTTTCTTTTAGGTTATGTTTAAAATATACATAAACGCGGATAAATCTGTTGTATTCTTTAGAGTCTTTTTCCTTTAACAATGGGTAATAACCCTTTGATTGTCCTCTTTTAGGTTTGTATGTCGGACCGTACTTTGAGTTAATCATGTCTAAATAAAATAAAGCGTCTTCTTTAGTTATTTGATCATTATTTGGCATCATTGACCTCTTTCCCTAATTTATCAAGCGCTTCATCGTCCCCACAAATTACATACCTGTAATCAGTTTCGACTTTCACTTTAGAGGATAACCATTTTCCTAAAAAAGGGAACTCCTTTAACTTTCCATAACATTGAATGGTATCTGAAATCCCGAAATTACTTTTACGGCTGCATCAAGATGATCAAACTCTTGGTAAATATATTCCTTGATACCAATCAAGTCCTGTTTAGCAAAAGGGGGTAATTCTTAGTTTAAGCATAAAGATTAAACTCCTAGATCTTTCTTTATATCCTCTTCAGAAAGCCATTCAACTCCAGTCTTTATCGCTTCCTCTGCTTCTAACAGTTTAGAAAGAAGTTTGATTGTAGCTTGAATTTTTTCATAATCACCAATGTCCACAATGGCAAATCTATCTCGCCCATTTTTGGTTAAGAAATCAGGTTCTCCAACAGTGATATCCTTTAAAACTTCGTAATTCCTTAAATCAGAAACAGA of Bacillaceae bacterium S4-13-56 contains these proteins:
- a CDS encoding sigma factor-like helix-turn-helix DNA-binding protein codes for the protein MPNNDQITKEDALFYLDMINSKYGPTYKPKRGQSKGYYPLLKEKDSKEYNRFIRVYVYFKHNLKEREQTILNLQYGINSNVLSLGEIGESIGVTSSRVSQLRNRAERRLASIIRDYVNGMK
- a CDS encoding type II toxin-antitoxin system Phd/YefM family antitoxin, producing the protein MIPNIKSVSDLRNYEVLKDITVGEPDFLTKNGRDRFAIVDIGDYEKIQATIKLLSKLLEAEEAIKTGVEWLSEEDIKKDLGV